The following are encoded together in the Spiroplasma apis B31 genome:
- a CDS encoding IS3 family transposase translates to MWNLFSSLKEEWKIKLKQDEFLKLKLAIDNYIEFYNYERIMIKHNSPPAYAYLDFKLWKKILQTWLKYFYKKHFVYFKGSPQTTQKLCI, encoded by the coding sequence GTGTGAAACCTTTTTTCATCATTAAAAGAAGAGTGAAAAATAAAACTAAAGCAGGATGAGTTTCTCAAGTTGAAATTAGCAATCGACAATTATATAGAGTTTTACAATTATGAAAGAATAATGATTAAACACAATAGCCCTCCAGCGTATGCTTATTTAGATTTCAAATTATGAAAAAAAATACTTCAAACTTGGTTGAAGTATTTTTATAAAAAACATTTTGTATACTTTAAAGGGTCACCCCAAACTACACAAAAATTATGTATATAA
- a CDS encoding IS3 family transposase codes for MDLAFKIKNIFIINNGIYGAPRVKIILNNQGIVVSQSKVARIMKLFNLYSVIRIKKMYKKPKEVKKITYGPNHVNRNWSLYLKNELWVTDITYIPFNKKFAYLSVLKDANTGFIVGHEVSLKNDIDIYRKTLEKASLHRQDLSKKLIIHSDNGNQYTSIFAKRYAKKNNIIISLSRPGNSIDNGMCETFFHH; via the coding sequence ATGGACTTAGCATTTAAAATAAAGAATATATTTATAATAAACAATGGAATTTATGGTGCACCCAGAGTAAAAATAATTTTAAATAATCAAGGCATAGTAGTAAGTCAATCTAAAGTTGCTAGAATAATGAAATTATTCAATTTATATTCAGTTATAAGAATAAAAAAGATGTATAAAAAACCAAAAGAAGTCAAAAAAATAACTTATGGTCCTAATCATGTTAATAGAAATTGATCTTTGTATTTAAAAAATGAGCTTTGAGTTACAGATATTACATATATACCTTTCAATAAAAAATTTGCATATTTAAGTGTTTTGAAAGACGCAAACACTGGATTCATAGTAGGTCATGAGGTATCTTTAAAAAATGACATAGATATTTACAGAAAAACACTTGAGAAAGCTTCGCTTCATAGACAAGATCTATCTAAGAAACTTATTATCCATTCTGATAACGGAAATCAATATACATCTATATTTGCAAAGCGTTATGCTAAAAAAAATAATATTATAATATCATTATCTAGACCAGGTAATTCTATTGATAATGGGATGTGTGAAACCTTTTTTCATCATTAA
- a CDS encoding DUF2130 domain-containing protein: MEFKFKCPNCLEIVNISDENLDKHTAEFNEFKNSIISKYEEKHYQELKKQLESNYQEELRKQVELKELNIKSENKDKINNLEKQIEWLQLEKEKSILNKEKELSDKYLTKINELEKALDSSDKDRELALKQKEIEIINTYSKLLGEVKEKNSNLKNELNTKTLEFQSYKEQVDNIWKSKVMEVELSKNNKIGSLTEEVNNLKNSLKTELILKEQELLKMNAELLEEKDKIINELKLANATNRILNNKIKGENWELEVETELRKLAAISNDEIKKITRVGNKADYLQIVKVDNEEIGRIVFECKNGEWKESWETKLAEDMAKESGSYAILVATSVVDKFKIPFLVSDKNKNIFIADPESFAFVMGMIRRIIIMENNLKNQGASSDVMNDFIKWKTSSFDLFKTVFQKSINNIEADEVKIINKVADITKNREIIIKKFQELIINFIESFTF; encoded by the coding sequence ATGGAATTCAAATTTAAATGTCCGAACTGTTTAGAAATAGTAAATATATCGGATGAAAATTTAGATAAACACACTGCTGAATTTAACGAGTTCAAAAACTCGATAATAAGTAAGTATGAAGAAAAACATTATCAAGAATTAAAAAAACAACTTGAAAGCAACTATCAAGAAGAATTAAGAAAACAAGTTGAGTTAAAAGAATTAAACATAAAAAGCGAAAACAAAGATAAAATTAACAATTTAGAAAAACAAATCGAATGATTACAACTAGAAAAAGAGAAATCAATCTTAAATAAGGAAAAGGAATTATCTGATAAATATCTAACAAAAATTAATGAACTTGAAAAAGCTCTTGATTCTAGTGACAAAGATAGAGAATTAGCTTTAAAACAAAAAGAGATAGAAATAATTAACACATACTCAAAATTATTAGGAGAAGTTAAAGAAAAAAATAGTAATCTTAAAAATGAGTTAAACACAAAAACATTAGAATTCCAATCTTACAAAGAACAAGTAGATAATATTTGAAAATCAAAAGTTATGGAAGTTGAGTTAAGTAAAAACAATAAGATTGGTTCATTAACAGAAGAGGTTAATAACTTAAAAAACTCTTTAAAAACTGAGTTAATTTTAAAAGAGCAAGAACTATTAAAAATGAATGCCGAATTATTGGAAGAGAAAGATAAAATAATCAATGAATTAAAATTAGCAAATGCCACAAATAGAATTTTAAATAATAAAATAAAAGGCGAAAATTGAGAATTAGAAGTTGAAACGGAATTAAGAAAGTTAGCTGCAATTTCGAATGATGAAATCAAAAAAATAACAAGAGTAGGTAATAAAGCTGATTACCTTCAAATTGTTAAAGTAGATAATGAAGAAATAGGAAGAATTGTTTTTGAGTGTAAAAATGGAGAGTGAAAAGAAAGCTGAGAGACTAAATTGGCTGAAGACATGGCTAAGGAATCTGGTTCTTATGCTATATTAGTGGCAACTTCGGTTGTCGACAAATTCAAAATACCATTTTTAGTATCAGATAAAAATAAAAATATTTTTATAGCAGATCCAGAAAGTTTTGCTTTTGTTATGGGAATGATTAGAAGAATCATCATTATGGAAAATAACTTAAAAAATCAAGGTGCTTCGAGCGATGTTATGAATGATTTTATTAAATGAAAGACATCATCTTTTGATTTATTTAAGACAGTATTCCAAAAAAGTATCAATAATATTGAAGCTGATGAAGTAAAAATTATAAATAAAGTTGCTGATATTACCAAAAATCGAGAGATAATTATTAAAAAATTCCAAGAATTAATAATTAATTTTATAGAAAGTTTCACTTTTTAA
- a CDS encoding GntR family transcriptional regulator produces the protein MDKKWEIVFDYLMYLIRENKVLPGESLPSQNMLKTKFQYSEQPIRMAFNKLIELQIVKAVNGKGFIVQDKVANNLLFSFRELFPRSKNIYKDFIEVVCDQEISKLTGYQVGQRIIKYKCVRFTLENELILFQESYLAKEKFKNLTLDDLNNHGLIYFIENKSKSILSHSSKKISFITDSESLKQEFALKDEINNGLILDEGRVYDIFGELLEFRKSYYQPSFFEWNFIEWRK, from the coding sequence ATGGACAAAAAATGAGAAATAGTATTTGACTATTTAATGTATTTGATAAGAGAAAATAAAGTCTTACCTGGAGAATCATTACCTAGTCAAAATATGTTAAAAACTAAGTTTCAATACTCTGAACAACCTATAAGAATGGCTTTTAATAAACTAATAGAATTACAAATAGTAAAAGCTGTCAATGGTAAAGGTTTTATTGTCCAAGATAAAGTTGCAAATAATCTTTTATTTAGCTTTCGAGAATTATTCCCAAGATCTAAAAATATTTACAAAGATTTTATTGAAGTAGTTTGTGATCAAGAAATCTCGAAACTTACTGGTTATCAAGTGGGCCAAAGAATTATCAAATATAAGTGTGTTAGATTTACATTAGAAAATGAATTAATCTTGTTTCAAGAAAGTTATTTAGCTAAGGAAAAATTTAAAAATCTAACATTAGATGACTTAAACAACCATGGTTTGATTTATTTTATTGAAAATAAATCAAAATCGATATTGAGCCACTCTTCTAAGAAAATTTCATTTATAACTGATAGTGAATCTTTGAAACAAGAATTCGCTTTAAAAGATGAGATAAATAACGGTTTGATATTAGATGAAGGAAGAGTTTACGATATTTTTGGTGAACTATTAGAGTTCAGAAAAAGTTATTATCAACCAAGTTTTTTTGAATGAAACTTTATTGAGTGGAGAAAATAA
- a CDS encoding AAA domain-containing protein → MESNKLLKDFKGRLLNSNKRTSVIYDKFRRGSTSINLKVLEQHGLLRRGKGDKVPITLKQALDYGEFFISFIDISISDTRNYFSEINLILKKYKESLEETNLHTLYMGKFYIEGSLIPNIETDYFRCPLILQSISIESISPKVFKVSLNENKIINNPIFNLMSASNRKPYEFKDLEEEKLEDYQSLKLYLKNLLLNAGYGIKNTELYEKAFSNEYSTYESLSSKKEEALRFFNENSDHETYVNALNICSMGIYNIASSTILSAYNIIEERNDGFIDTLFSNSTDTIGIDILEPKETEIKTISILDNSQKSAVLNSLKESSYIFGPPGTGKSQTIVNIIANIIYKHKTACFVTEKRVASDVVFQKLTQLNHFVLMVHNNQKKIDIYNKVANFMKIFEDYKNDRDAIKSKLEEYKFDKVSKDMENIFSKLSDYKIIMKTEEGKLYQKFSKLVKDSNLETITLSTDLYQHIEAMSELLFHKQDLVIVFKELIKLFNLKYLDNKHIDLMFDNSNYLDILLFNIIILNKPMKFKLGLFKRKKFMAFTDSKLFVTIKDIIRNLIQRHKIDDIFKINYLFKFLFKNGIDIENITKDILMSSWCQKFYLDNKNKIDFISTNWASDLKKLQNLKVKQDINHIYFNHLEYVYSFISDETKTFQNSKGELITFNYAYKELIKHMNRVKKSISTKSLFGVHRKLLRLFFPIFIGSPETISDHKMLLLSKDSFNYAIFDEASQIFTEKCIPTLYRANKYIIAGDEKQLGPSNWFSISNERIYELEEEVEELSMSSSKIDFDSVLEYESLIDLAKAKFRENKLLFHYRSNHKELISFSNSRYYDNQLIIGDYNSEIMKPFDVVEVDGIRENNIVKKEAEKTIEYLIKYIQSPRYSTKTFGIITSNAHQQKYIADLLDKEASKDVDLYNRLNLLPPSERIFIKNIENVQGDERDIIILALGFAPDFTGNYRQLYGPLSIKGGERRLNVAITRSKEKMIIIKSIKSDIIRSEKTGVIDLKDFLKYVELLDQPIVDEQAVNSLLNKEVLNNEMISSMIQNTSFDSEFESEVYDEVKKLLPTSDFSLLTQVPASGFKIDLAIFDKVNNKFVLAIECDGYTYHSKAFDRQRDYERQIYLESRGWRFERILSTHWWCNNVDMKKRFLNTIKTHIDTYIEIGDY, encoded by the coding sequence ATGGAATCAAATAAATTATTAAAAGACTTTAAAGGAAGATTATTAAATTCAAATAAAAGGACCTCTGTAATTTATGATAAATTTAGAAGAGGAAGTACAAGTATAAATTTAAAAGTTTTAGAACAGCATGGTTTACTCAGGCGTGGAAAAGGAGATAAGGTTCCTATAACATTAAAACAAGCGTTAGATTATGGAGAGTTTTTTATATCTTTCATAGATATTTCTATTTCGGACACAAGAAATTACTTCTCAGAAATTAATTTAATTTTAAAAAAATACAAAGAAAGTCTAGAAGAAACAAATTTACACACATTGTATATGGGTAAATTTTATATTGAAGGCTCATTAATTCCCAATATAGAGACAGATTATTTTAGATGCCCATTAATTTTACAATCAATTTCAATAGAATCTATATCACCTAAGGTATTTAAGGTTTCGTTAAATGAAAACAAAATAATTAATAACCCCATTTTCAACTTAATGTCTGCTTCCAACAGGAAGCCTTATGAATTTAAAGATTTAGAAGAAGAAAAACTAGAGGATTATCAAAGCTTAAAATTATATTTGAAAAATCTATTACTAAATGCTGGATACGGTATTAAAAATACAGAACTTTATGAAAAAGCCTTTTCAAATGAGTACTCAACTTATGAATCATTATCTTCAAAAAAAGAAGAAGCTCTTAGATTTTTCAATGAAAATTCTGATCACGAAACATATGTTAACGCTTTAAATATTTGTAGTATGGGTATATATAATATAGCAAGTAGTACTATTTTATCAGCATACAACATTATAGAAGAGAGAAATGATGGTTTTATAGATACCTTATTTAGTAATTCAACAGATACAATTGGTATAGATATTTTAGAACCAAAGGAAACAGAAATAAAAACAATATCAATACTAGATAATTCTCAAAAAAGTGCGGTTTTGAACTCTTTAAAAGAGTCAAGTTATATATTTGGTCCCCCAGGAACTGGTAAATCACAAACCATTGTTAATATAATTGCAAATATAATTTATAAACACAAAACAGCTTGTTTTGTAACAGAGAAACGTGTTGCATCTGATGTAGTGTTTCAAAAATTAACTCAATTGAATCATTTTGTTTTAATGGTACACAATAACCAGAAAAAAATTGACATATATAATAAAGTTGCAAATTTTATGAAAATATTCGAAGATTATAAAAATGATAGGGATGCTATAAAAAGCAAACTTGAAGAGTATAAATTTGACAAAGTATCTAAGGATATGGAGAATATATTTTCTAAATTATCTGACTATAAAATTATTATGAAAACAGAAGAAGGAAAATTATATCAAAAGTTCTCCAAGTTAGTTAAAGATTCAAATCTAGAAACTATAACTTTAAGTACTGATTTGTATCAACATATCGAAGCCATGAGTGAACTACTATTTCATAAACAAGACTTAGTCATTGTTTTTAAAGAATTAATCAAGTTATTCAATCTAAAATATTTGGACAATAAACATATAGATCTTATGTTTGATAACTCTAATTATCTAGATATATTATTATTTAATATAATTATATTAAATAAGCCAATGAAATTTAAACTTGGATTATTTAAAAGAAAAAAATTTATGGCTTTTACTGATAGTAAATTATTTGTAACTATTAAAGATATCATAAGAAACTTGATACAAAGGCACAAGATTGATGATATATTTAAAATCAATTATTTATTTAAATTTTTGTTTAAAAATGGTATTGACATTGAAAATATAACTAAAGATATATTGATGAGTTCATGATGCCAAAAGTTTTACTTAGATAATAAAAATAAAATAGATTTTATTTCAACAAATTGAGCAAGTGATTTAAAAAAACTACAAAATTTAAAAGTTAAGCAAGACATTAATCATATTTATTTCAATCATCTTGAATATGTTTACTCTTTCATTAGCGATGAAACAAAGACCTTTCAAAATAGTAAAGGAGAATTAATTACATTTAACTATGCTTACAAAGAACTTATAAAGCATATGAACAGAGTGAAAAAAAGCATATCAACGAAATCTCTTTTTGGAGTACATAGAAAACTTTTAAGACTATTCTTTCCAATATTTATTGGGTCTCCCGAAACTATATCGGATCACAAAATGCTACTACTGTCAAAAGATAGCTTTAATTATGCAATTTTTGATGAAGCATCGCAGATATTTACAGAAAAATGTATTCCAACACTTTATAGAGCAAATAAATATATAATTGCAGGAGATGAAAAACAACTTGGACCATCAAATTGATTCAGCATTTCTAATGAAAGAATTTATGAATTAGAAGAAGAAGTTGAGGAATTATCTATGAGTTCAAGTAAAATTGATTTTGATAGTGTTTTAGAATACGAAAGTTTAATTGATTTAGCAAAGGCAAAATTTAGGGAGAATAAACTTTTGTTCCATTATAGAAGTAATCACAAAGAGTTGATAAGTTTTTCAAATTCAAGATATTATGATAATCAATTGATAATTGGAGATTATAACAGTGAAATTATGAAACCTTTTGATGTAGTTGAAGTTGATGGAATTAGAGAAAATAATATAGTAAAGAAAGAAGCTGAAAAAACTATAGAGTATTTAATTAAATACATCCAAAGTCCAAGGTATTCTACAAAAACATTTGGTATTATAACCTCAAATGCTCATCAACAAAAATATATAGCGGATTTATTGGATAAAGAAGCTTCTAAGGATGTTGACCTATATAATAGATTAAATTTACTACCACCAAGCGAAAGAATATTTATCAAAAATATTGAAAATGTTCAAGGAGATGAAAGAGATATCATAATTCTAGCTTTAGGTTTTGCTCCTGACTTCACAGGCAATTATCGTCAATTATACGGACCTTTATCAATTAAAGGTGGTGAAAGACGTTTAAATGTCGCAATTACTAGGTCTAAAGAAAAAATGATCATAATCAAATCTATCAAATCAGATATCATTCGTTCAGAAAAGACAGGGGTTATAGACTTGAAAGATTTTTTGAAGTATGTAGAACTATTGGACCAACCTATTGTTGATGAACAAGCTGTTAATTCTTTATTAAATAAAGAAGTTTTAAATAATGAAATGATCTCTTCTATGATTCAGAACACTAGTTTTGATTCTGAATTTGAATCAGAAGTTTATGATGAAGTTAAAAAACTTTTACCTACAAGTGACTTTAGTTTGTTAACACAAGTACCTGCATCAGGGTTCAAAATTGACCTTGCAATTTTCGATAAAGTAAATAATAAATTTGTACTTGCAATCGAGTGTGATGGTTATACATATCATAGCAAAGCATTTGATAGACAAAGAGATTATGAGAGACAAATTTACTTAGAAAGCAGGGGTTGGAGATTTGAAAGAATCTTATCAACGCATTGATGATGCAATAATGTTGATATGAAAAAACGCTTTTTGAATACAATAAAAACACATATTGATACATATATAGAAATAGGTGATTATTAA
- a CDS encoding helix-turn-helix domain-containing protein, with protein MANLKGNKSNILNFETKKELIIKHFDKNLSYKDLSKMYNISYSTVRRMCVDWEVFGDESLTSKTGKHNKHNGKIRINSKDPKDKKIAELNKKLKWLEMENEVFKKSSMNWWRIQKKIITYYKTKDKYNSKYTVLSLCKLFNVTRASYYRWCCKINRIMKQK; from the coding sequence ATGGCTAATTTAAAAGGAAACAAATCAAACATCCTAAATTTTGAGACTAAAAAAGAGTTGATTATCAAGCATTTTGATAAAAATTTATCTTATAAAGACCTATCAAAAATGTACAATATTTCATATTCAACAGTTAGAAGAATGTGTGTAGATTGAGAAGTTTTTGGTGATGAGTCGCTTACTTCAAAAACTGGAAAACACAATAAGCACAACGGAAAGATTAGAATAAATTCAAAAGATCCAAAAGATAAGAAAATTGCAGAACTTAATAAAAAATTAAAATGATTAGAAATGGAGAATGAGGTTTTTAAAAAAAGTTCAATGAACTGATGGAGGATTCAAAAAAAAATTATAACGTATTACAAAACTAAAGATAAATATAATAGCAAATACACGGTTCTTTCTTTATGTAAATTATTTAATGTCACAAGAGCAAGTTATTATCGATGATGTTGTAAAATAAACCGGATTATGAAACAAAAATAG
- a CDS encoding lipoprotein, with amino-acid sequence MKKLLAILGGLTVTVSPTTYMISCGSKNKETNNSNGDEGATDSTQNTLKLIEQFKKEVNDIISKQFNDSIKNMFELEGDQSSKNSFLKNDILKDVQKGETEKPTLTNEQKISLTKDLESKINIENIKSELNRLKTNSEYDILLKDLDNVYKETSIDWDTLRIKYNTDSITISNVIFNFSIVTNYKSIDLSTETYDTKLKFVYSQSNNKKIIEWGQSAYDEIKNTYLFNSEKSVINSDSMEKDDKNKIFSDNSDKYAKYINDVNKGIAADVIGKLKPIDDNQAVKVEFSANEDIFKSIKWDASLKMKDQENGVWIPDDSEIFNYLFKNESNKVEQKLNDSSVEVEKSIYERVNKNYKSMIDSYKKDVENVLKAANKSTELENIKITSSSKLGYMTLKGLTLKISNYTHELPDLDLLTAFSVDGKENLFDSEKLNMDSSKNLAAIYYNVMQGVESFHKVYGIQKPTDSNTLSAFTGKTEGMNVSLWDKFQEINNGRDMNYYSRHGNWISDYINLSSSALAEYRTLLLKNGEQKDFKFSIQDPGYNKSERGIFALNDKGIVIKEFTNGLRYSPVKLEFELDFVKIKFSIGILFNRPATVFEKK; translated from the coding sequence ATGAAAAAATTATTAGCTATATTAGGTGGCTTAACTGTAACGGTTTCACCAACAACTTACATGATTTCATGTGGAAGTAAAAACAAAGAAACAAACAATAGTAATGGTGATGAAGGTGCAACAGATAGTACTCAAAACACCTTAAAATTAATCGAACAATTTAAAAAAGAAGTAAATGACATCATTTCTAAACAATTTAATGATTCTATCAAAAATATGTTTGAACTAGAAGGTGACCAATCATCTAAGAATAGTTTCTTAAAAAACGATATATTGAAAGATGTACAAAAAGGTGAAACTGAAAAGCCCACTTTAACTAATGAGCAAAAAATCAGTTTAACTAAAGATTTAGAGTCTAAAATAAATATTGAAAACATCAAAAGTGAACTTAATCGTTTAAAAACAAATTCAGAATATGATATTCTATTAAAAGATCTAGATAATGTATACAAGGAAACTTCAATAGATTGAGATACTTTGAGAATCAAATACAACACAGACAGTATTACCATTTCAAATGTAATATTCAATTTTTCAATAGTTACAAATTATAAAAGTATTGACTTATCTACTGAAACTTATGATACGAAATTAAAATTTGTGTATTCTCAGTCAAATAATAAAAAAATTATCGAATGAGGTCAAAGTGCGTATGACGAAATCAAAAATACTTACTTGTTCAATAGTGAAAAAAGTGTCATTAACTCAGATTCAATGGAGAAAGATGACAAAAATAAAATATTCTCTGACAACTCTGATAAATATGCAAAATATATTAATGATGTAAATAAAGGTATTGCCGCTGATGTTATTGGAAAACTAAAGCCAATAGATGATAATCAAGCTGTTAAAGTTGAATTTTCTGCTAATGAAGATATATTTAAAAGCATAAAATGAGATGCATCTTTAAAAATGAAAGATCAAGAAAACGGAGTTTGAATACCTGATGATAGTGAAATCTTTAATTATTTGTTTAAAAATGAATCTAACAAAGTGGAACAAAAATTAAACGATTCTTCTGTTGAAGTTGAAAAATCTATTTATGAGAGAGTTAATAAAAATTACAAAAGCATGATCGATTCTTATAAAAAGGATGTTGAAAATGTATTAAAAGCAGCGAACAAGAGTACCGAACTTGAAAATATAAAAATTACAAGTTCTTCTAAACTTGGTTATATGACTTTAAAAGGTTTAACACTAAAAATCAGTAATTATACTCATGAATTACCAGATCTTGATTTATTAACTGCTTTTAGTGTTGATGGAAAAGAAAATTTATTTGATTCAGAAAAATTAAATATGGATTCTTCAAAAAATCTAGCAGCAATATACTACAATGTTATGCAAGGTGTTGAAAGTTTCCATAAAGTTTATGGAATTCAAAAACCAACTGATAGCAACACTTTATCTGCATTCACTGGTAAAACAGAAGGAATGAATGTTTCATTGTGAGATAAGTTCCAAGAAATAAACAACGGTAGGGATATGAATTACTACTCAAGACACGGAAATTGAATTTCTGATTACATTAATCTTTCATCATCAGCTCTTGCTGAATATAGAACTTTGTTACTAAAAAATGGTGAACAAAAAGACTTTAAGTTTTCTATTCAAGATCCTGGTTATAACAAAAGTGAGAGAGGTATTTTTGCCCTTAATGATAAAGGGATAGTTATAAAAGAATTTACTAATGGTTTGAGATATTCACCTGTAAAATTAGAATTTGAGTTAGATTTTGTAAAAATTAAATTTAGTATCGGAATTCTATTTAATAGACCTGCAACTGTATTTGAAAAAAAATAA
- a CDS encoding integrase catalytic domain-containing protein: MEKICLDISEFKFNNSKSYMFAYIDVYSRLPLKTYFSSNQTTKELIKSLYILKNNYNICNSIIHTDRGAQFRSISMMDFCKANKIQQSMTDGYA; this comes from the coding sequence ATGGAAAAAATATGTTTAGATATATCAGAATTTAAGTTTAATAACTCTAAATCATATATGTTTGCATATATTGATGTTTATTCTAGATTACCTTTAAAAACTTATTTTTCAAGTAATCAAACTACAAAAGAATTAATAAAATCGCTATATATATTAAAAAATAACTACAATATATGTAATTCAATTATCCATACAGATAGAGGAGCCCAATTTAGAAGTATTAGTATGATGGATTTTTGTAAAGCAAATAAAATACAACAAAGTATGACGGATGGTTATGCTTAA
- a CDS encoding 1-phosphofructokinase family hexose kinase — protein sequence MCSINIRGGKGDNFYLNQRMKKNIFIISLSPALDYVLHFEELKKNKTNRPIKIDLYPSGKGIHVSMFLNNLGVENKSLIFTNGLFENYFYDNLDKFGIKYQKFKADRDIRINLKLIDEMQTECSVSTSEINDSEIEKLIKYLKQNVKENDYVILTGSIPNNMSYKIYGNLCEIINNLNANCVIDSYGETLKYAITKKPFLIKPNIDELALTANIEIKNESDIIKASNILLNNGAQNILVSMAEKGALFANKNIIIKCPVGSWNDKLVNAAGSGDTMLAGFWVNL from the coding sequence ATGTGTTCAATAAATATAAGGGGTGGAAAGGGAGATAATTTTTATCTAAATCAAAGAATGAAAAAGAATATATTTATAATATCTTTAAGTCCTGCATTAGACTATGTATTACATTTTGAAGAGTTAAAAAAAAATAAAACAAATAGACCAATTAAAATAGATTTATATCCTTCAGGTAAAGGAATACATGTTTCTATGTTTCTAAATAATCTAGGTGTTGAAAACAAATCATTGATATTCACAAATGGCTTATTTGAAAACTATTTTTATGATAATCTTGACAAGTTTGGGATTAAATACCAAAAGTTTAAAGCTGATAGAGATATAAGAATCAATTTAAAATTAATAGATGAAATGCAGACAGAATGTAGCGTTTCTACTTCAGAAATAAACGATTCAGAAATTGAAAAGCTCATAAAGTACTTAAAACAAAATGTTAAAGAAAATGACTATGTTATATTAACAGGGAGCATACCCAATAATATGAGTTACAAAATATATGGTAATTTATGTGAGATAATAAATAATTTAAATGCTAACTGCGTAATAGATTCCTATGGAGAAACTCTTAAATACGCAATTACTAAAAAACCATTTCTTATAAAACCTAATATCGATGAACTTGCGTTAACTGCTAATATTGAAATTAAGAATGAATCAGATATTATTAAAGCTTCAAATATTTTATTGAACAATGGAGCGCAAAACATCTTAGTGTCAATGGCTGAAAAGGGTGCGTTATTTGCAAATAAAAACATAATTATAAAATGCCCAGTAGGTAGTTGAAATGATAAATTAGTCAATGCTGCAGGATCTGGTGATACTATGTTAGCGGGCTTTTGAGTCAATTTATAA